The Salvelinus sp. IW2-2015 unplaced genomic scaffold, ASM291031v2 Un_scaffold5299, whole genome shotgun sequence sequence ttcacagtaaactgtatcttaaagcgggtacagcctcagtgttacAGTAAACGTATCTTAAagcggtacagcctcagtgttcacagtaaacggtatcttaaagcaggtacagcctcagtgttcacagtaaactgtATCTTAAAGAGGTACAGCCTCCAGTGTCACTGTAAACTGTATCTTAAGgcggtacagcctcagtgttcacagtaaacggtaTCTTAAAGCggttacagcctcagtgttcacagtaaactgtatcttaaagcgggtacagcctcagtgttcacagtaaactgtATCTTAAagcggtacagcctcagtgttcacagtaaacgtatcttaaagcaggtacagcctcagtgttcacagaaaACGGTatcttaaagcaggtacagcctcagtgtcacAGTAAACGTATCTTAAAGTGGTACAGCCTCAGTGCACTGTTAAAACTGTatcttaaagcgggtacagctcAGTGTCACAGTAAACGGTatcttaaagcgggtacagcctcagtgttcacagtaaacggtatcttaaagcaggtacagcctcagtgttcacagtaaacggtatcttaaagcgggtacagcctcagtgttccagTAAACGGTatcttaaagcaggtacagcctcagtgttcacagtaaactgtatcttaaagcaggtacagcctcagtgttcacagtaaacggtatcttaaagcgggtacagcctcagtgttcacagtaacgGATCTTAAAGCAGGTcagctcagtgttcacagtaaccGGTAATTCTTAAGAGCCAGGTNNNNNNNNNNNNNNNNNNNNNNNNNCCAGTGggtcactgttaaaactgtatcttaaagcgggtacagcctcagtggtCACACGTTAAACTGTATTCTTAAAGCGGGTTACACAGTAAAACTTAAagcggtacagcctcagtgtcacAGTAAACTGTatcttaaagcgggtacagcctcagtgttcacagtaaacggtatcttaaagcgggtacagcctcagtgttcacagtaaacggtatcttaaagcaggtacagcctcagtttCACAGTAAACGTATCTTAAAgcagggtacagcctcagtgttcacagtaaacggtaTCTTAAAGCGGGGTACACGCCTCAGTGTCACAGTAAACGTatcttaaagcgggtacagcctcagtgttcacagtaaacggtattcttaaagcaggtacagcctcagtgttcacagtaaacggtatcttaaagcaggtacagcctcagtgatcACAGTAAACTGTatcttaaagcgggtacagcctcagtgttcacagtaaacggtaTCTTAAagcggtacagcctcagtgttcacagtaaacgtatctttaagcgggtacagcctcagtgttcacagtaaactgtatcttaaagcgggtacagcctcagtgttcacagtaaacggtatcttaaagcaggtacagcctcagtgttcacagtaaacggtatctttaaagcgggtacagcctcagtgttcacagtaaacgtatCTTAAGCagtgtacagcctcagtgttcacagttaaACGGTatcttaaagcaggtacagcctcagtgttcacagtaaacggtatcttaaagcaggtacagcctcagtgttcacagaaaCGGTatcttaaagcaggtacagcctcagtgttcacagtaaacggtatcttaaagcaggtacagcctcagtgatcACAGTAAACGTATCTTAAagcggtacagcctcagtgttcacagtaaactgtatcttaaagcaggtacagcctcagtgtcacGTAAACGTatcttaaagcgggtacagcctcagtgttcacagtaaacgtatCTTAAagcggtacagcctcagtgttcacagtaaacggtatcttaaagcaggtacagcctcagtgttcacagtaaacgcgtaTCTTAAACAGGTACAGCCTCGTATCACAGTAAACGTGGTGCGGTGTGCCAGGGCTTTAAGATacagtttactgtgaacactgaggctgtacctgctttaagataccgtttactgtgaacactgaggctgtacccgctttaagataccgttttaacagtggccaagtagggtactgtggctatttgatcataatgtagacctaccagaggggtctaccatcaaaaacaatgaagaaaatgcatcccataacattttaacctgttctgtcattcagcctacagtagcagccaatgtgtggtgttcaatgtaaaCCTACATTCTATGAGACTTGTGATAAAAACATACAGGGCttaacattaacctgtttatccacttgtccttcagacaaggaggtgactgaaaatgttgttgtttgatgtaAGAGACCACTTTATGAAATAAAATGCAGCATTATTCCCATAccgttattacagagaatcagacacatTATGcaaccctctgcctattggctacttagcttattcaagcctgtctcaaaatacaacactgcccctcaaagtgaatggcacagatccatatatggcaatggcttatttgaatataggcctactgcagctctgattggttatggcgcaccggtctgtatAGAGTACGGCTGAGTAGTGTGTGTCAATGCAATGGAATCCTACTCCGAAGCRTWctgcctacaacaaaatctctttcacagttagttttgcatactaWKTCTTRCATAGTTCagtttgtttcggtatgttacattgaaagtggctaatattgcgttgattcgagcACAATTCTCACAGGGAAACGTTGTTAGTGTTAACGGGGAAAACTAGAAAGYTGAGTTGAGGTTCtgtctcgtgcttctctgcgcggGCTGATATTAATTATGCGTGGCAGTCCATAGAAGGAACATTGACTCATTCCATATCTCCGTGGCGACCACTCACTCTGGGGACAGGAAGAAGGTGTACTTCCTGTGGTCCAGGTCCCGCCCCCTGGTCATGCTGAGTGTGATGCGTTTCCTGTCTGTGAAGTTGAACTCGTTGGGCcagttggaggagtggaggtagGTCATGATGGAGGGGTCCGCCTCGCGCACCTCTGACCACACCCCGTCTGGAGAGGAGTAGGGGACAGGGGTGAGCTTACCTCCTCTCTGTACATCCCCTAAATACTGCCCCTATACACTATTCAATTCAATACAACTCTATTGATaccccaaaaatgtaaattacTTATTTGACTTGATTTGGCAATTGAAAAATACAATTAGTCCCCACATACCCTGCTACTTACTATAAAGAGGTACACATAAGCAGGTATGGGTATTATATTGTGATTATATTTATACTGCAATTCTGTTTCTATTGTGATTGGTTCTATTGTGTTTCTGTTCCTAATATGAGTCTGCTCCTATTGTGATGCTGTTCCTATTGTGATGCTGTTCATATTGATGATGCTGTTTTATTGTGATGCTGTTCCTATTGTGTGCTGTTTCTATTGTGATTATATGTGATGCTGTTGCTATTGTGATGTTGTTCC is a genomic window containing:
- the LOC112078136 gene encoding polycystin-1-like, with product MTYLHSSNWPNEFNFTDRKRITLSMTRGRDLDHRKYTFFLSPESHDTTLDYYVNVTTGCTTDSPSAGVRLEVGVC